CTTTCTAAAGCagcctgtgcttgtcgtaagaggcgacagacgggatggggtggtcagactcgctgacttggttgacacatctaaTCTTATTTCAGGCAGTGTCTGTACAGGCTGAGAGCGAACACTACCGACGCTGGCAGAATACCCTGACGTCAGATGGGCGTGGGCAGACTATGGGCGCCCTCTACTGGCAGCTTAATGATATCTGGCAGGCACCAACATGGGCGAGTATAGGTCAGTGATATGTCTAGCGTTTTCCCTGCCTGAATGACAGCACATGATTTTTGTTCCTTGGAGCGTCGATGAATGATTTCACGATCAGAATCCCCAAAGCTTCACAAGTGATAGGACTATTCAATCAAATCTTCTACCAGGTACCCACTTCTTGCCAGGCTATTGGAGGCCAAGGTTCAATAAGGTCTCTCACCAATGGTCATCCATATGACCTAATGTGTTACAAAGCCAAAGCCCTCAAACCTTAGGGAGTCAATGTCTCCCAATATGCATACACCCATGCAGCCACTATCATCAACCAGGTGCGGCGGTCCACTCTCATTTAGAGTAAATTGTACAGATTTGGCACTTGATCACAATTATTACAATCTCGTAACAAGTAGATGTTGTAttagtgtgtgagtgggtttagttttgcgctacacttagcaatattccaactatatgacagcggtctgtaaataatcgaccctctacgagacaatccagtgatcaacagcatgagcatttatcCGCGCAattacgatgacgtgtcaaccttgtcagcaagcctgatcacctgatcccgttcaTCGCCCACTACAAGTAGCTTGGATTACCAAAGGTCAGTTTTGACCCGGATCATCACGGGACGGAAATTGTAATAAGTACAACCACAAAATGATGATTACATAGTTCTGATCTAGGAAATAAAACATCATACTGAAATTGTCCGAATTTCAGACTACAAGGGCAAATGGAAAATGCTGCACTACTTTGTTCGGAGATTCTTTGGGCCCGTTCTCATCTCCCCCTCCATGGACGGCAACTTCCTCAACATCTACTTGGTGGTGGACGATGTCAAGGACCCGCAGACCAGCATGAACGACTTCGCCCACGTCTTCAGCAGCCCCTTCAGTTCCGACCTCTCCTACCATACGAAGACAGCCGTTCCCACCGCAGGAACGCTCTTCATCCAGATGTACCGATGGGACAGCTTCATCCCTCTCAAGACATGGAACATTACGTACAAGGTGAAACTTAAAAGGATGACACTATTTGGTTAATCGCACTAACGTTGCATGGAAAATCCCACCAAAGTAATGCTTTACAGCACCACACTGctatatcttcagtaacccgtgcttgtcgtaagaggcgactaacgggatcgagtggtcaggttcgctgactttgttggcaTATCGTATCGTATActcatcttgttgatcactggtccagactcgattatttaccgactgccgccatagctggtatattgtcgAGTGTGGGATAAAACTAAAATTACTCACATTCATTAGTTCATGGAGGAATAGCGTTATATCCCCTTCACTGGTGAACGTCAAGAATATCATTTCAGTCCGTCATAAGCAATTTCTTCAAAGTGAAAGTATCTGCCTTAGATTCCAAATGTCCCTTACGTGAATGTGTATGAATCATGATTAAACAGGGATCATACAAGGTTAGCGTATCCCTCCCCATCGGTTCAACAAACACACGCAGAGGCAGAGCATTTTTCAGTTCACTTTAATTCGACAAAGCATGAGAACTAGATGAACGTAGGAACATCAACTTTATGACAACCACACAACATTGCCGTATTGTTTCAATCGTATTTAGGTATACAGTATTGGTCTTCAAGCAAGACCGTAGGAAAAACTATTACTTGTGGTTAacgtgtttgctcatcacaccgaacaCCCGGGCTCGGTTCTCGCCATGTGTACAATGATTATGTGACGCCCCGCCGTGATGTTTCTGCACTATATCTAAACGCggtgtaaaacctcactcactcactcacacacaagtACTTCAAGACGACCGGATAGAGCTTGCTAAGAAATAGAACCATgatgttttttttccttttggATTCAGACCACACAGTCGTCCCAGTCAGTCTTCAAGCAAGATATTTACCCTCTGATTACTGCGTCCGGCTGTCCAGACAGGCCGTATTGTTTTATCTACGTGTACCTGAATGATCCAACTAGCGGCATCGACGCATTCCTCCGTCTCACCTACTACAACAACGTCAAGGGACTCGCCAAAGCACAAGTTGTGGTATGTCGTTGGCTTTTCTTAAATTGAATTAGGTTGTTGAGTCGGATAATACGACCCTCTTTTAGAGTCTTTCAAAATGTTAATTATAAAAGCTATTTCATGCCTATAAATTTCAAAGACCGAGTACTTTTCCTTTGATTAAGACTAATCGAAGACAAAAGAGTTTTAGAGCAAGCTGGACCGAAAAATGCATATTACATGTCACTGTGGATACACGAACGTAAGGATTGTTTAATAATTCACAGGTGAACTGGGGACAGTGGGGGCaggggttaaagcgtccgctgatcacgccgaagacccaggttcggttCACCcaatgggcacaatatgtgaggcccatttccggtgtccttTGCcctcatgttgctggaatattgataaggcggcgtaaaacaatacacacacagagctGAACTGAGAtcgtttttcatttttgtttgttttgatttttggcATATAATTGTTCACATTCACTCTGATTAcggagcaagaattagctctgaaacggtgtctaaagaataaaaatgttgttattctcaaaaacatttcatgctttcatgttcgtccaacttctaaattCACCAAAAGTTCAAATCTAAATGAAAACTTATGTCAAACTGTTTTTTAATActtatctgcaataacaacctgaaaAGGAAAATCTTAAAAATAGGACACTAACCAAtttaaaaaattttttttttgcttgttGGTATTGAACCAATCAtcagttgtgagatttcaaccaattcccaacactttGTATCACAGAATGAACCTTTGGTTAAATAATGTCTAATGTGAACAAGACGTTCACCTCATGTCGGACGTCTTAGTGttgtggtggggtagtctaatgattaaagcgtccgcttgtcCTACAGAgaacctgagttcgattccatacatgggtaaacccatttctgttttTCCCCACAGtgaatattgctggactattaccaaaaagcggcgtaaaaccaaagtcAGTCACTTGACCATTGTTAGTCTGAATATgcttggggcggtggggtagtctagtgcttaaagcgttcgctcgtcacgccgacgaaacgggttcgattccccacatgggtacaacgtgtgaagcccatttttggtgtcccccgccgtcatattactggaatattgctaaaagcggcctaaacctaaacttactcactcactctgaatacacatacatgcatgtggtTCTCCTGTGCTGATCCTGGTCTTTATGTTTGCGACTCTGCCCAGTAAACAATAAATTGTTCTTTTTGACATTCTTTAGACATTTCGGTGTTACTTATCGCACAGGTAACCGGCGTCACAAGATGTTGAACCTTTCACCCATCTCCTGTGTTGATGTTTCACCTCAATTATGTTCCAGGTAACTGATGTTAAAATGATGTCGAACACCGAGTTTGAAGTCACCGTGGCATCAAATCGCATCGCGCCATTTGTGTGGCTGGACGCAGTTGGCATCTCAGGGAGATTCTCTGACAATGGATTCCTCATGGTGACGCCATCTAGGACAGTCACCTTCACCTCTTGGGACCCTGTTGACCTCGATACTGTTAAACAATCATTGAAAACAAAATCTTTAATGGATGTTTATGCTTAATAAAATTGCAAGACCTACGTTATATTTACGATTCGATAAAATTACCATAGTGTATCAGATAATGTGCGTAAATAGAGTTTAAATAAAGTTTGAATACATATGATCAGGTTGACGTCGATATTGTACAGTGCTGTCTTGTCTTAATCATATTCACACAAAGCTGGCAGTGAATTGTGTTCAACGTTACACTGAAGAAAACCCGCGAAGATCCCCGGAAATAATTGATCCTatgttacccatgcttgtctcaagaGGCGAGTTACGGTACTGAGTAAACTCGGTGATGTTCTGAAGGCTCCAAGGAAAAGCTTGCGACCTTAGTGATGAATAGAATCTAGTATTTGTTAAACTTGGTTCATATATCTGTACGTGTCGAGTGCATGTCGTTGGTCGAATCCAAGATtgacttagtgagtgagtgtagttttacgccgcactcagcattattcaagcCATATAGCAGCGATCTGTAAGTAATGTTATGGAGTTTCATTGCTCTGtttaaactattttatacaTTACGTCGTTTGCACACCAAAGCTGAATATAGCTAACCATTTTATAACGGTTTTAGGCTCGTCAGAATATCTTTTAATGATTTTATAAATCCAGTCGAGAggcagacgccattttgtttgCATCTTATATATTCGGTAACGATGTTTgcataccgaaacatgagtctaATTAACCTGTTCAGACAatgccgatccgaattttctcatgttaaagtgaaaatagacatcataaactctggttacactgaatttcaTTTCCTTGTCACacaagaaaatgatatttacaaatgaatttaaattttaaactttaataacaccgtatttctGTATTTTATGGCGAGGTGTACGCAGCATGACCTTAACTAAGACGTCTTAGACTGTCCCTGCTTTATGAGGTCgaaaaatgattcacaatgcatctgccTCACTGGTTACACCGGTCATGTTTTTacgcttattcagtgtagttctgtgAAGCACACTGAGATAGATATAATATCAATTCCGCACCATACCAACAAACGTTTCCAGCAGCAGAgcatcgttttgagatttccgcGATTTCTAGGTTTCCGtatgtcagagctcgctgtacgacgtgtttgtaAGGATTAGATGGACATAGTGTTGCTATGTGCAAGTGCTGTTTCAggtaatacacacacacacacacacacacacacacacacacatatatatacacacacacacacatacacacacacacacacacacatatatatacacacacacacacacacatatatatatgtgtgtgtgtgtgtgtatatatatatatatacacacacacacacacacacacacacacacacatatatatatgtgtgtgtgtgtatatatatatggttaatatcaatatttacgtatccagttaaatgaatttcTCTAacaattctggactggttattgcactaGGTTGCCAATAGGCCTGAACCCAGTCAATTGGAAACGAGACTGGTGTAATCGCCCATGACGCCTTTCTTATTTTTACGCGCCACGCGATGACATTTATACTACAccataatttacagaccaccgcaatagagctgaaatattgctgagtgcgatgtaaaagTAACCAAAGCgcttataaaaataaataaattgccATGAATACAAAGAGGAAGCAAACACACAAATGACTGCCCCACCAAATGAACCTATCATCATGTACATTTGTCCAACACGAGATGGGAATCCataatgtttgttcatgtttgtttgaagATGGCTGTATTTGAACAGAGAGCGACGCACAAGTAAAGCGCAAACAGATGCAAACGTAGAGTGTGACTTCTGTAAGTGGCTTTTAGGAGCTGGTGTGGTGAAGAGGGTCACTCGTTATGGACGATACTTCATTACAGGAATAGAAgcgacgtttcagtgtagatccTAACACCTTTATCAAGCAAACGTTATAGTAACTGTTGCATTGATTACGTATCTAATATCTTAATATGGTGGGTGTCATGTTTTGTCAACGTGTCTAgcgaaatatttttttttatccaaGTTTTAGGTGTAAATTctcacaaaatatgttttatcctAGCTTTAGGTGTAAATTCTCACAAAATATAGTTTATCCACGTTTAAGGtgtaaattatcacaaaatatattttatccaAACTTTAGGTGTAAATTCTCACAAAATATAGTTTATCCACGTTTTAGGTCACCGTGtaaattttcacaaaatatattttatccaagttgtaaattttgtattttgattCTGAAACGTGTAAACGTAACACGTGGATAGTAAAAACCTCGCTATTCTCTAAGTGCAACTCCTAAAATATTGGCCAGAGTGTAATACTGAGTAAATCACGTATTCAGTCCATCCAGGTTCTCACTCCTCTGTGAAtatatttcaaactgaaagttGGTCCCTTGGGCATTACTGAGGTTTGCAAATGTATGGAGATGATTGAGGTTTGTAAATATGTGGGTATTACTGAGGTTTTCATTTGTGGAGATTATTGAGGTTTGAAAATGTGTGGAGATTTATAATATACTttcccaaaaaagaaacgcatgtccgatttatattttaaaaaatctattaattccctattgtgttcaaacaatcgtcaaaatatgtaacaaaagcgttgataacatgattttacgcAATTGCAGAAGTAAACTATCgattatacctgaaaatattgattctgatgagatttcttacaaggattagaaagacATCGCCAAAACGCAACCGAAAACACCTTCCACTTGAAGTTGTACAGCAAGGAGCATGTACTGTCTGGCAatgaaaatccagattactttcagaaattggcattcgttttaaAGGAGTTTCATGGTGAAATCACAACgccacgtcttgactctgcgacacggaacatcgccactGAAAGAATGCACGCTGGAGATTGCCAGTCTTCTGTAGCTGGGCATCTGAAAGAGTCTGGGCAAGATGTCACGACTTCACCATCACTCTCAACGTCTCCGTTTTTTAAATGTATCCACTTGTTTGtgtagacattaccttcttctaggTGGgagggcgagctggctaaggcgtcAGGCTAGTAATCCAGTgtggttgaggtgtcgggatcgagcccacctgtgactgggtgtaaaaacctcggagtcaactttgtgtgcagactctttcagtgttgtcacaacccctagtgtacgcTTATTTCGTGGTGTGACATATCGTGTTGGTGCAAACCTATAGAGggtgaaggacaaacatggtggactCGATCACTCGATACCGCTAATTTGCGGGTGTATGTTCCGCAATGTTCACCCAGAATTCGCCCATAATCGACAGTGGGGTGTTCGACAACTTTGtgcgcgttacatccctttccttctttacatgtgtatggatatcagtgtaggcttgttggacccaggacgtattattttcagcaatacaagcccctatGTCATGTGCCAATCTTGGATACACTCAACATGCACAGACATCTGAACGAAGGTTGACAACTTTTAAATCAGTATTGGCTATAAACACTAGTAAAATCTCTTCGAAAACGTCGGGTAACGGGTGAACCCAAAATGGACCACTGAGTGTCCATATCAAGAGTTGTTACCTGTGACATTGTCCTGAAGTTTTCTTCTCCTTGCCCTataaatgttgtcacaacaatgGCGTCGTGTGCAGAACCTCTTTGAATGACGTATTTAGGTCACGTGATATCAGCAACGTTCTTAACTTGAATAATGACAAAAATGCCTATGGATCATATCTATTTCAACAGAACATACAGTATTAAAATGCAAAACATATTACATTAATCAATGCCTATTACCAAAGATCTCATCTGGTTGAGGGTTGTAGttgaacaaaataaaatcaCGGACATACTTCATCTTCAGTGCGTGCAAAGCTTGAGCTGACAATGTCTTGTATGCGTCAATCATAAACCGCTTCCGCTGTTTTCGCCACAACTCGGGTGTGTTCGGTCGACTTCGATACTGATCGAGGACAATTTTGGTAAACTCGGCAGTTGTCGTAGTCTTGAAAAGTGGGGGTGGTTTCACGTATTCTGGAAGGTAGCCGTTAATCTGGAAGGCTTTCCAAAGACGTAGAAACAGTTCCACCTTTGATATGCATTTCCATGTGTAGGGCTTAACAGCCAGAAGGTCAATGTTATAATTAATCAAAGTGGTGAGCTCTTCCTGCACGTGCGCATGGTGATTATAACCTTCCATCACCCATGACAAATTGGCTCTGTGGAGAATGTATTGAGAATCGGAGACAAAAGATTCAACCCTTCCAACCGTAGAAGGCTGGAATGTGCAAGGGTCACACACTTGGTGCATGGGGTCCCAATGGGGCTCCTGGGTCTCCAAAGAGAGGTTAACAAACTCCTGGAACGTGACGTCACTTACACATTTTGAGGCTTTAGATGGGTGCCTTCTGGCTCGAATGTTAGCTTGAAAATTGCTCCAAAAATCGGGCAAATAAAATTTGTCCACATAAGCGGACCACAGTCTAGCGTACGGTTCACGaacaaacataaaactgttgAATCTCTTGGAAATGTGTCTGTACACGTTGAAAGACATGAAGGTGCCAGAGTTGTAGTGCTGATCTCTGTGGACGTCCAACCTGCGGATGTGGAAGGGCGAGGTAACGTTCCTGCCCACGTAGTCCCTGTTCAGAAACCGGATCACTCTCTTCCAGAAGGTGCAACCGCACTTTGGGATGTAACAATACGCCAGCTTCGTGGCACTGTTCGTCATGATGTGGCGAACCTTTCTGTTGGGAGTTACAAAAACAGATAGCCTTTCACATTCCTTTTTAACATGGCTGGTTCTGAAAGCTAAGTCATTTCCAATAGTAGTTAGATTTCTTTCATGATCTTTTGTGGTAATATTAGATGACTGTTGTGCCGCAACCGTCCTCTTGCATTCTTTGATCGAGCATCCCCTAGAAACACCTCCAGTTTGATGAATGGCGTTGCTGTTTCTTTCCACGAGTCCCTGAAAGAATTGAGAACACATggcttaaataaaaaaaacccaagttgtcatttgtttaacgccgcataaACAAGCTAAACTGACACGAAAAAGAGCATAGATCTTTTCATGGTCGCAAAGCATGAAAAGAAACCCGTGAAAACTAGTTATTCGAAAGTGACGCATTTCATTTATGTGTCATATTATGTTTTGGCCTTAAGATTGTAGTGTTTCTGTGAGGCTTTTTTCAGACCAGTAAAGTTTTTTCGACGTTTTCAATTTTGGGTCCATTCCGATTGTGCAAGTACATACGTTCTCTTTTTATCTGTGGACTGGAAACACGGGCCAGTCTAATACGTGGTACTTTAGTGACATCCCAAATATCCCATcgagacatacac
This portion of the Haliotis asinina isolate JCU_RB_2024 chromosome 10, JCU_Hal_asi_v2, whole genome shotgun sequence genome encodes:
- the LOC137297889 gene encoding carbohydrate sulfotransferase 11-like produces the protein MCSQFFQGLVERNSNAIHQTGGVSRGCSIKECKRTVAAQQSSNITTKDHERNLTTIGNDLAFRTSHVKKECERLSVFVTPNRKVRHIMTNSATKLAYCYIPKCGCTFWKRVIRFLNRDYVGRNVTSPFHIRRLDVHRDQHYNSGTFMSFNVYRHISKRFNSFMFVREPYARLWSAYVDKFYLPDFWSNFQANIRARRHPSKASKCVSDVTFQEFVNLSLETQEPHWDPMHQVCDPCTFQPSTVGRVESFVSDSQYILHRANLSWVMEGYNHHAHVQEELTTLINYNIDLLAVKPYTWKCISKVELFLRLWKAFQINGYLPEYVKPPPLFKTTTTAEFTKIVLDQYRSRPNTPELWRKQRKRFMIDAYKTLSAQALHALKMKYVRDFILFNYNPQPDEIFGNRH